The Seriola aureovittata isolate HTS-2021-v1 ecotype China chromosome 3, ASM2101889v1, whole genome shotgun sequence genome includes a region encoding these proteins:
- the si:dkey-9i23.16 gene encoding uncharacterized protein si:dkey-9i23.16, producing MPSEEVWSAGEPRLHRLSTWFDPETAGVVTILLGLFQVVLSVPLAYADLTLPKLFILPLVLGILIVAGGSFTMANERSPSRHLLQGCACSNVVGLLGALLAFCLYCYSLNTVKNEETCTTPIEDEYRRSYYRCPGELLMVYCWSVTLLLLLYDTGAMVLHCLLSVSALKALKTH from the exons ATGCCTTCTGAGGAGGTGTGGTCAGCAGGTGAACCCAGGTTACATCGCCTCTCCACCTGGTTTGACCCTGAAACTGCTGGG gtggtgACCATCCTGCTGGGGCTATTCCAGGTGGTGCTGTCCGTCCCGCTCGCTTACGCCGATCTCACTTTGCCAAAACTCTTCATACTGCCGCTTGTCTTAGGAATTCTA attGTGGCAGGAGGATCATTCACCATGGCCAATGAGAGGAGCCCCAGCAGACACCTG cttcaggGTTGTGCCTGCAGTAATGTGGTTGGCCTGTTGGGGGCGCTGCTGGCCTTCTGTCTCTACTGCTACAGCCTCAACACTGTGAAGAATGAAGAGACATGCACAACTCCCATTGAAGATGAGTACAGACGATCGTATTACAGGTGTCCCGGGGAATTGCTGATG GTCTACTGCTGGAgtgtgactctgctgctgctgctgtacgACACCGGGGCCATGGTGCTGCactgtctcctgtctgtctccgcCCTCAAAGCACtcaaaacacactaa